In Setaria viridis chromosome 5, Setaria_viridis_v4.0, whole genome shotgun sequence, the genomic stretch TAGAGGTTAGGTTAGTATCCTTTTATAAGTTTCAAATATTCTATCTGAGTTGTCAGCTACAGTCGGTCACAATGGGGGAATTCAGGATATGACACTCAAATCAAATTGCAATTCAGAATTTGTGATCCAATGTCTCGCATTCACCTGCAGCCCCTGAACCCCACATGTCATTGAGCCATAACGTCACAAAATTTTGAATTGCCAGTGAAGAGTGCCATATCCTAAATCATTCAAATAATCCATTGTTTTACAACTAATAATCAATCAAAACAAAGTCAAAATAGCTTTTCACAATATTTTGCACCATTTCCCTGAAGACATCAATAACTTTACCAAGTGGCTCATTATTCGTCGTATAACATTTAGAGCAATAATGGAAGCAGCCATTATATTACATAACACAATTTTCATGGTTATTATTATATCTAAAATTTCCGTAGTGTCACAACTTGCTATTTCGTTAAGCATAAGGATTTAATTTTCTTAAGTTTAACTCGACAAGTAAAGTTCACAAGAAATGTTTGTGATTGGGAATTGTCTCAATTGATGGTCTAGCAAGTAGTCACTGAAAAGTGGAATTGGCAAGAAGCAGAATGCACATGCTCATGCTAGTACCTAAAATTCTTTCATGCTCAGAGGAACAGCTATTAGAATCATAATAAAAAGCTTTAAAGTACTGACAAGTTAACTTGAACCACATTTGGACAGGGGATATGCAAACAGAATATCTCAAACCACTGCAGGATAGTTCATTCTTCCTATCAATTTCAAACTTCCAAAAAAGCCACTGGCCAGTGGCTACCGGAATATCAACCATGGTCCATCTTAAGATCAAAACTACCATCTTCGAGCTCAAGCCTTTAAAGTCAACCAATAGCTAGAGATCGCAGAAAATACTCTTAAATTAATTCTGATTGCTGGAAACAAGCTACAAAATTTGTCCTTAGCACACCCATTCTGCCATCTATATTTTCACACCTGCATTGCACCATAATTAATCCCCTCCTAACTAATCCTACTCAAGCAGTAAATCAAATTCCTAGAAAACCAATGCATTGTATACAAACTCTTGTAGAAAATTAAGGAAACACCTAAATTTCTCATGCATTAGGAAGAACAACTTACTGGAAGATGCGGCCCCGGTACTCCCCACCACCCTTCGAAGCCATATTCCCCTCCCACGACTCGGCGCTCTTTGACCGGAGGCAGACCGAGTGGATCCCGACGGCGTCCGGGTACAGCCCGCAGAGGAACTGCAGCGACTTGCCCGTCCCGGGCTTGGAGATGTCGACGTGGAGGAAGAGCTGGCTGATGGACGCGCTCAGaccgccgtccccgccggcggcgtcggagtcggagtcggcgccggcgggcagGATGTTGGCGAGCCTTGCGACGGAGATGGAGATCTCCTCCCCCGCGTCGCCGTACTCTCGGCGCAGCACGGGGCCCGATTGCTGATCCAGGGCTCCCTTGACGATGGTGAAGGGCTTGGGCGGGCTGgtcttgggcggcggcgccatcttGGAGACCTCGAGGTAGTGCTCCTTGAGCGAGCGGAGGAGGATGGAGTtcacggcggaggaggaggcggccgccgtGGCCTCTGCGGTTGGGGAGGGGGATGCCGAGGTGGAGACCGCCCGGCGGCAGAGGGCGGCCGCggtgggggcggcgcggcggagcatCTTGGTGAGCAAGGCGGGGGAGAAGCGAGGGTTTAGGGGTGGGGTCGTGGGGAAGGAACGAGGAACGATCAAAattggttgttttggttttcACTACGGTGGAGGGGATTTCGGCGCTGCGggtgacatgtgggtcccactgCACCGATATGTGTTTTTCCCTGTGATTATTTACATGTACTAATTTCGGCGTTGATCGTAGAGGAGGCTCTCCATTTCCAAATGAGTTTTCTCACTAAATATATTTTTCGATAAATTCCTAGCCACAAAATCCTGCTACCTATATGAACTCCACCAAACCTGTATGAACTCCACCAAAGTGTGgaacaacgcttaccactgcaGAATATAATGTAAACTAAAAGAATATGTAAACTATTTCGTTATTTCAATTATTTTGATTCCCCTCATCTGAGCCTAAAATGGCattattaattaattattttttcttggAGAAAGAAAATGCTATCCATTTTTAGATGGAAAGCCTTCGCCCAGTGAGATACACGCGtgggacagacaaacaaggcgCCTTCCACATCCTTCTAGAGCCACCCAGCCCACGCCGGCTTCCGCACACTGGATTGCTCCCCAAGACAAGCAAAGCCCAAATCCGTGTCCAGAAATAAACCGCAGCCGAGCGGGAGCAGCCCAAACCCAGATCAGACTCGATTCGCCAATTCGATTCGTTCCCATGGGTTGGCGTTggcacgacgacgacggcgacagcggccggggcctcgccggcggcgggggcgagggggCGCAGTGCGCCACGCGCCGGGTGGTGCAGTCCCGCTGCCACACGGAGGAGGTCGAGCCCGGCCGATTCGTCCGCAAGTGCGAGAAGACGGAGCAGCTCCTCCGCGACTGCGTCGGCAGGTACGTTAGCCTGCGCGTCGCTCTTCCCCTCGATCCGTTCTGCCATCCCGGCACGAGTCCAGTCTTCAGGTTATTATGTTTCAATAGTATTGAACTATTGATGCCCCGTTCTCTGGGGTTTAATCGGTGGCGACTGTGATCTTAGGTTGTGTGAATTGATTTGCGTGAGATGCGAGATCGAATGAGGTCATACGGGGATCAGGGgatgattgatttcattaagaAAGTGAAATTATTTGCCGGAGCACGCTGATCAACTTTTTCCCAGTACGGTTGTCCTGATGAGTTGGTAAATTTGTGGGGACTTCTTCTATGGAACCAATACCTTTTAGGTTTACAACAGGGGATGGCTATGCATGCCAACTCTAATGGCTTATAgggttaattttttttctgcttGCGGCTAATTTAACTGTGCTCTACTTCCATTTCCAAGTAATCGGCAATTTTTCTAGGTAAAGGTGGTACTATTACTTTTGAGACCTATAAGTTGTTGTTGGTAACTTGATGCTAACACATTTTCATCCTGTTATGTGTTATCGGCAATGGAGAATTTTTCAGTGCTATATTTTAGTCTGTTCTTATTAGTGAAATTTTAGGAACTGCTTGAACTGTTCTTCCTGTATATGCTTGCGTTGGTGTGTCAGAAGGGACAGTCAATGCTGTTTTAACTCATCAAATATATAAACATCTCATTTGAAAAACAGTGACTGAATGGATTCCAGTTTCTTGTATTGACCCCTTTCATTAAagacctactccctccgttccaaaatgtaggtcgttttgggttttctagatacatggactttgctatgcacctaaatctagggttatgtttagatacattgCAAAatttatgtacctagaaaagtcaaaacgacctacattttgaaacggagggaatacTTCTTTTTCCTATTTTGTATGGCATTACAAACTTCTTTGTACCACTTTCCCAATTTTGTTATTGGCACAAATTTCTTACTGAGTACCCATGGAATGCTTTATCTCTGTTTAGGCCCTCTGAACTGGTTGAATCCAAAACTGAGAACACTGAAGAAGATGTTACAGAAGAAATGAAAAGTGGTTCGCTCTCTCTTGGCTTTCCAACAAACGAGCCCTTTGCATTCCCAGGACTTCGCAGTGACATCGAAGCCCTCGAGAAAGGCTTGTTTGGGAGCCTTGGTAGTGTCCTAAATGAAGCTGAGCGGATGACCAATGatttcttcaaatcttttggtTTTCCCTCTACCCACGACAGGGAATCAAGCCCATTTCCAAGACAACCTGCAGAGAGGCATATTGAGGAAGGTACTACTACAAAGAAGGCGAAGGAGGGTGACTACTCGGAATTCAGCAGCCAGATTTCGGATGTGTAAGCAGCTGCAGTTAGCTGGCATGTGTCTTCAGAGCTGACACCTGTGAAGTGAGAGGTGTGCTTTACAATCTTAGGTCTCTTATGTGTATCTTTTTGGAACAAATTGCGTTACTTGCGACTTGCAGGTGCAGTTCAGCCTTGCTTAGTATGGTAACCGTAATGGTAGATGATGAAGCAATTTACCTGACTCTGTCATTTGCAAGGCTATTTTGTATAGCGCAGGTTGCAAACCCTGCAATTGAACTGTGTTTTGAGCTGAAAGTTTGTCCTGAATTTTTCCTCCTCCGTGGTATGATGTATTGCTGCTTTTTGCCCCCTTATTGGCATTCAGCTGCGCTTGGGTTGATCGACAAGCTGCAACATGTTCACAGGCAGGCACAGCGGTCTGTAGAACATTGTTCGTGCTCTAATGTCTAGCTCGGTTGTTTCAAATGTTGGGTTGCTGATGCAGCGACATGCTTCTTGTTTCAAATGTTGGCCGAAACATGGCTCGATCCTACCACAGCGCACACTATCATGCGTTATCCGCTTCTGTGATCAAAACCAGCCCGAACTCGGCCACGCAGGAGGCAGCTCCGAGCCTGGTACACACCGCagccccgcgcggccgcgcatCGGCAGTTTTACCTCGGATGCCTGCTAGCTTTTGCCGAAGATAGCAGAACGCTGATAACTAGCGGCTCGTGCCTTTTGCGAGAATTGATcctgaagaagctttccacctGTGTGAGGCCGTCAATGGTATGGCTATGATGACGCGTGCTCAGTCAATCTCCCACACAAACACGAAATCTCGTCGTGTGTATTCAACAGTTTGATCACAGAGAAGAAAAGCGTCGTCAGTGAACTGCAACTGGTAATACATCTGCAGGCTGTAATTAAATCATCTCCCCTTCAAACCCCTCTCTACCTGAACATATTCCCTGACGGAGAAGAGTTCGTATATCTGTACAAAAGTCCAGTTTTCAGATGTAAAACTGCACAGGATGTCAGCTAACTGGGGCTCCGCTACAACCGCTTGGAGTATCCAGAACCAGCACACTTCTTGCAAAGTATCAGCCCTGCACGGGAAAATGCAAAGAGTCAGAATAGATACGGAAAGGATAACCACTGTGACCCCAACTTCAGTTCCAGATTTGTTCTCTTTGTGCTATGTGCTGATCGAAAGGTTATGAGAATAAGGGAACGTGACAACCTGCTCCTCTGCATACACGGCACTCCACGACTCCATTTTCCACCTTCATTTTGCCATCGTTGCAGAACACACACTTCGTGCCCCCTAGTTAGCAACAAGGAAAAGGTTTTAGTACATCATACATGTACGGAACACTATACGCATGTACTGGAAGGTGCTGTTGGCGAACCACATCCACATTTACTGAATAACGCAAAAGGGTCATTTGTCTCAGTAACATCTTTATGAGTTCCTCTCTTAAAAAAGCCTATATTGTGGAAATGCTCAAACATGTCTTCTGTATCCATCAGTAAAGCAGTGATGTAGCAAATGTGCATGGGCATACCAATATAGATAGGTTAATGTACTCTGCCAATAAAATGCTGGATGGACTTTGCCAGCAAATTGAAGGACACAACTAGCCCAAACATTAGTCACATCTTACAATGGTATAATACCAAACCAAAATACTAAGAAAATTGATAACCATAATCTTTCAATGTATACAAAGAATTAGATGTAAATTGATAGTTTCCAAGAATTTGTAAGGGGGCATCGAAACTACTATGAAAACAACCAAACAAATTAAAGCGCTGATCCACATTTGAACTATGCAATCATCTAGATATTGTCTTAGCAGACTAAACCGAATGACTCACAAATTGAGGTCATTCACAAAAGCAAGTGTCTATATATAAGTATGGCACTCAAGCTAGCTAATGGTGAACTCTGAACTCCCACTTAGATGATGCGGCAAAAGGAACTTACTACGCATATATCCTAACATGCACCATGGAACAGACATACACCACATTCCAGATGACTAGATGAGTTACCAACGCAAACGGATATATACTGTTAGCTGTAGGCTTTGGAACAATCATACAGCAATGCTTTACATATAAACAAAATCATGCAGCAATGTGTTATGCGTATCAGCTGGCTAATTACTAGATATATCACACATAATGGAGGAGAGGCTGCAAAATACCGTTTCCAGCGCACCTGTCGCACGGCACCGGGTCCCCCTGCAACGAGGCAGCAAAGAGCATCACAACCCGAGACCAAGACCAGCAGCCTGCCATTCAGGCAAGAAGAGAGAAAAGCCAGCGGCGGAGACCTTGAGGCCGAGCACGAGGGAGAGGGAGACCGCGGATACGACGGCGGCGGCTATGATGATTGTCTGCGTGTCGATAGGCCTGagcaggtcgccgccgccgtagccgtaggaggccgcggcgagggcccgcggcggcggaggagaggcgACTGGGGGCGCAAGCGGGACTGATGGTGCGCCGCCGTGGTGCTGCCTGTAGGGGAAGGACGGCGGAGCGggagaggaggcgcggcggggaaaggaggcggagcggcaggaggaggcggggcagAGAAGGGAAGCCATGGGATGTGGGGAGGAGAGCTGTAGGACAATGCGGTGACGTGGGAGCGATAGGAGGGCGTTATTcggataattttttttctttccaagcCCCCGCTTTCTTTCCAATTGATTCACAACGCTTCAACATTCAAGTCACCgcggggaaggagaagaggagccGATTTTGGAGAAGTGAACGGGTGAATATTTCCCAAGCCATACTCCCTCTTCTGTCAAATTTTTTGAATCTTTATTCATTATATAATGGTTCATTAGTGTTAATTAATGTGACATCGACGAATCGCATGAAGGCACGGATCATGGGAATGTAACACTCTGTAATCCGTTTAAGATCACCAATAGCCGCCGCACTAGGTAGAAGCTTCATTTCAGCAGATCCGACCACCCTTGCCCTTTGTATCTAGAGATCAGAGCCTTAATCCAGCTTCAACATTTCTGCCAACTATAGCCGTAGTACCAATAACAAGCGACGGAAACCTGTTTTTCTATTCAAGTTCAGCTGCTCACCAAACAGGCAAATACTTTGCCAAATGAATCGGCTTCGACATTTCAAACGACAGCCAGCCACAACTGTAAACTTGATCAATTCTACCGCTAGGTACCACCAAACGGATAAAAAAGGTCACAGCCTTAAGAAACGATAAAAACAACAGAACACTGAATCAATTGTATTTAGACCTGTAACAGGTTCTCCGAGGCTAATGTTAACAACTTCCCACAGAACAGTGCTGGGGAACGCAAAAGAACACGGTGGTCGGACCCCGATTTACAGCTTCCAGAAACTTTCTACAAGGAAAGGTTGCTATAGAACCCTGTACATCCACCAAATGAAAATTCTTTAGATAAACTGCCACGGATCTACTCTATGCAAAGCCTTCCACCCTGTACATGACCAAAAACATAATGAGATTGCTTTTGGAACAAGACAGCGCCCTCATATCCAGTTCTCCTGTGTTTGCAAAGCAGCACACCAAAACATGTAGTGAGACATACTTCAGAACATCCAGTTCAACTAAAGATAATTCTAACCACTCATTTTCACAATTGAAACAAGGAGGCACTCACAATTCCTCGCACAACAACATATTGCCACTTTTAGTTGTAAATCTTCACTGGCTTCTCAAAAGAATGACGGTTCTGCAATTGCTTCAATCCACTATCAGAATATGCCCAACAATATTTAACAGTGAGCCTTAATGTTAGCATTCTTCAGTGTAATACCTGACTGGCTAAGAAGGACCTTTTTGGGGTAGTAGCTGTATGCTCCAATCCAAGAATATGTTCCCACGCCCCATAAATAGGTTTCTGTTTCTAAAAACATAGAAGGAAAAAGACTGTATAAgtctttatattttgatgaaaGCCTTGCAAAAAGGATTCTGTCCCCCAAAAGGAAAATTTAACTAACCTGGAATCGGCTCAATACAATATCTGAATCTTGGAGGTATTCTGGCCGACCGTATGTAACATAAGCAAATTTCCACTGATGAAAGAGATGTAGCATCATATATATTATCCAATATAAGAGAAAacccaagtaaaaaaaaagaaatgaaacatCAATGTTACACTACACCACAGCAAATATTAATTGAGCCAAACCAAGATGCccgttcaaattaaatttagaTGAGACGATTAAAATCAGAAAGTGAACCATGTGAATGCAGCAACGCTATCCACGTAAAAAGACTGCAGAaagtagggggggggggggaaaggAATGACTTAAAATAAACAGTAAATAGCAGTTGATAGAATAGATGGTCCAAAGGTGCTTAAATGACAAAAAACATACATGATATAATTCAGAGGTCGATCATATAACAAGGTTGAAACGAGTACCTTTAGAAACTGCTCATCAGGAACTTGAAGTCTCTTCTGAATCCGTACTTTGATATCCGACAAAGCCTCACCATCACGaattaaaaagaagaaaggtTCTCCAAAATATTGAATATGCTGAAGGGATAAAGCGGTTAAGTCAATGAAAGTAACAACTGTTGAATCATGATGCCTTCTCAAAAAGTGTAAGCAAGCACAAAAGTAGCACTGTAAAACATCAGAGAAAGAGGATTTCCTAAGGGGGGGAACTAGGTACAGAAGACATTTCATAATTGAATCACAACCCCAAATGAAAAGGTTTTGGCAGGTCAGATACCTGCAGGTAGCCAGAACCTTACATAGTGTTTCACAAAGCTAACAGTTAGTCCCCAGTAATTTTGACTGCAGCAGTAAA encodes the following:
- the LOC117858812 gene encoding fra a 1-associated protein, whose amino-acid sequence is MGWRWHDDDGDSGRGLAGGGGEGAQCATRRVVQSRCHTEEVEPGRFVRKCEKTEQLLRDCVGRPSELVESKTENTEEDVTEEMKSGSLSLGFPTNEPFAFPGLRSDIEALEKGLFGSLGSVLNEAERMTNDFFKSFGFPSTHDRESSPFPRQPAERHIEEGTTTKKAKEGDYSEFSSQISDV
- the LOC117858813 gene encoding protein BUNDLE SHEATH DEFECTIVE 2, chloroplastic isoform X2, which encodes MASLLCPASSCRSASFPRRASSPAPPSFPYRQHHGGAPSVPLAPPVASPPPPRALAAASYGYGGGDLLRPIDTQTIIIAAAVVSAVSLSLVLGLKGDPVPCDRCAGNGGTKCVFCNDGKMKVENGVVECRVCRGAGLILCKKCAGSGYSKRL
- the LOC117858813 gene encoding uncharacterized protein isoform X1 translates to MASLLCPASSCRSASFPRRASSPAPPSFPYRQHHGGAPSVPLAPPVASPPPPRALAAASYGYGGGDLLRPIDTQTIIIAAAVVSAVSLSLVLGLKGDPVPCDRGHEVCVLQRWQNEGGKWSRGVPCMQRSRADTLQEVCWFWILQAVVAEPQLADILCSFTSENWTFVQIYELFSVREYVQVERGLKGR
- the LOC117858811 gene encoding mitochondrial acidic protein MAM33: MLRRAAPTAAALCRRAVSTSASPSPTAEATAAASSSAVNSILLRSLKEHYLEVSKMAPPPKTSPPKPFTIVKGALDQQSGPVLRREYGDAGEEISISVARLANILPAGADSDSDAAGGDGGLSASISQLFLHVDISKPGTGKSLQFLCGLYPDAVGIHSVCLRSKSAESWEGNMASKGGGEYRGRIFQELDEKVRDALHLYIEARGINEKLFPFLQAWLYVKDHRNLIRWFKSVATFISEPKP